The genomic DNA CGTCGGCTTCACCCTCGGCTCGATCGCCTGCGGCCTGGCCCAGGAGCCCGACCAGCTGATCGCCGCCCGGGTCGTCCAGGGCCTGCTCGGCGCCGTCATGCTGCCGCAGGGCCTGGGCATCCTCAAGGACATCTTCTCCGAGAAGGAACAGGCCACCGCGTTCGGCATGTTCGGCCCGGTGATGGGCCTGTCCACGGTCGGCGGCCCGATCCTGGCCGGCTGGCTGGTCGACGCCGACCTGTTCGGCACCGGCTGGCGGATGATCTTCCTGATCAACATCCCGCTCGGCCTGTTCGCCGTCGCCGGCGGCCGCGCCTTCCTCCCCGAGTGGAAGAGCGCCCGCACCGTCCGCCTCGACCTGCTCGGCGCGCTGCTCGCCGCCGGCGGCTCGGCGCTGATGGTCTACCCGCTGGTCCAGGGCCGCGAGCACGACTGGCCGGCCTGGGCGTTCGTCCTGATCGGCCTGTCCGTCGCGGTGTTCGGATTCTTCGGCTGGTACGAGAAGCGCAAGAGCGCCCGCGGCGGCGACCCGCTGGTGGAGCCCAGCCTGTTCGCCAAGCGCGGCTTCAGCGGCGGCATGGTGCTCGGCCTGATGTTCTTCTCCGCCATGACCGGCTTCTGGCTGACCTTCAGCCTCTACACCCAGCTCGGCCTGCACTACTCGCCGTTCAAGGCGGGCCTCACCGGCATCCCGTCCTCGATCGGCATGGTCGTCGCCTTCGTCCTCTCCCAGGGCCTGCAGCGCTTCGGCCGCAAGGTGATGCA from Kitasatospora terrestris includes the following:
- a CDS encoding MFS transporter; its protein translation is MSDTPYKWRWVALFVILAAEVMDLLDSLVTNIAAPAIRADIGGGESTIQWLGAGYTLAMAIGLITGGRLGDIFGRRRMFLIGAVGFTLGSIACGLAQEPDQLIAARVVQGLLGAVMLPQGLGILKDIFSEKEQATAFGMFGPVMGLSTVGGPILAGWLVDADLFGTGWRMIFLINIPLGLFAVAGGRAFLPEWKSARTVRLDLLGALLAAGGSALMVYPLVQGREHDWPAWAFVLIGLSVAVFGFFGWYEKRKSARGGDPLVEPSLFAKRGFSGGMVLGLMFFSAMTGFWLTFSLYTQLGLHYSPFKAGLTGIPSSIGMVVAFVLSQGLQRFGRKVMHAGLVVMVLGVGGLILTLQLAGAEVTPWQLIPALTVSGFGMGLVMAPFFDTVLASVEPHETGSASGTLTSVQQLGAALGTAILGTVFFERIKSTDFVKAEQFTLGVEIAMLAVVFAAVFLLPRHARPQGHGEAEAAEPENRAPAEATV